ACCGGCAAAATAGTAGTAGAAATAAGCCACCTGCGCAGTGCCAACGGCAAGGTGCTGGCTGCCCTCTACAAAAGCGAAAAAGGGTTTATGAAAGACGAAAAATCGGCAATAGCAACGGCTCAGGTAAGTCTTTCAGGTAAGCAGGCACAAATTGTATTTGAAGTACCTTACGGGGAATACGCTTTTTCGCTGCTGCACGATGAAAACGGCAACGGAAAAATGGATACCAACATGCTGGGCATCCCCAAAGAAGGCTACGCTGCCTCCAACAACGCTAAAAATTCGCTGGGTGCACCCAAATATGCAGATGCAAAGTTTGTTTTAGACAAGCCCGAAATCAGACAGCAAATACAGATGATTTACTGGTAGCCGGGCAATTGACTGCACTACTTTGAATGAACGCCCAATAAAATCGCTATTGGGGGAACTCGGATTGAGGATTTATACAACAACGCCGGTGATTGGCAAAGATTTTCATGTAAATCATTGAAAAACAATGGCTTACACCTAACGAGTCTTAGATACCCGTCAGATGTGCGTATAATACCAATGAACACCGATTAAGCATTTGCTTGCTCCAAAAATCCCCCTAAACTTGCGTAAATGCTTATATACCAAACTTCATGTAAAAAAATATCACTCCTTTGCAACCTTCTTTCCGCAAACGGGGTCTTAATACCGAGCACAAACCTATTAAGGTCAAACTTACAACCTAACTTGCCATCCCCGCCGGTCGCGGGGATGTTTTGTATCGCAATTATCGCTTCGGCGTTCAGATATACATTAATCCTAATTATGTAGTTTGTTAGAAGATGTTGCTTTTGGCGACATCTTCTTTTTTTGGCTGCCTTTTTGCAGTTATTTTTGTGAACTCCGTGAAAATGACCAAAACTATTACTGCTCCCTGCTCATGCTCAAATGCGTAGTCATAGACGACGATGAACAATCGCGGAAGATTTTAGAGCATTTTATCGGCTTGACCAGTTTTCTGGACTGTACGGCTGTTTTTTCCTCCGGAACAGAGGCGCTGAGTTACCTCCTGCAATCTCCCGTGGATGTGTTGTACGTGGATATAGATATGCCCGGGCTGTCGGGTATTGAATTGGTTAAAGCACTGCCGCAACCGCCCGTAACCATTTTTACAACATCGCATACCAATTTCGCACTGGCAGCATTTGAGTTGGACGCTGCCGACTATTTGGTTAAACCCATTGATTTTGCTCGTTTTACGCGGTCGGCTGCCAAAATTTCGGAACGTATTCGCAACAAAACAGTCAATGAATCGGGCGACAGCGACGACTTTTTCGTTAAGGTCAATAACAAAATGGTGCGCCTGTCTGCCGCTGACATTTGGTTCATTGAGGGGCTTTCCGACTATGTGCTGATTCATACCGAACAGCGGCAGTATGTGGTAGATACCACGCTCAAATCCATTGAAGACAAACTGCCCGACGACCGTTTTGTCCGAGTGCATCGTTCCTACATTGTCAATATCAGCCGCATAGAAAGCATTGAGGACAACGAAATTATCATCAAAGGCAAAGAAATTCCCATCAGCCGCACCTATCAGCAAGACTTTTTCCGAAAAATCAGGAAGTTGTAGGCTGCCATATTATATTCCAAACCGATTCGCTTTATTTGTGTTATTCAGACGAAGACACAAACAACCACTTGTACATGAAAGCGACGCTGTACGGAATCTTTTTCGGAGCATTGTTGCTGGTTTCCTGCCGCAACGAACAAACGCAAAAAGCTGAAAATCCGCTATTTACTGCCTTAGAACCTACGCAAACGGGTATCAGTTTTGCCAATACCCTAACCGATACTGAAAAAATCAACATTCTGGATTACCTCTACTACTACAACGGTGGCGGAGTCGCTGCGGCCGACTTCAACTTAGACGGCAACATTGACCTGTTTTTTACGGGCAATCAGGTGAAAAACCGCCTGTATATCAACAAAGGCAATTTTGAGTTTGAAGACATCACCGAAAAAGCGGGCGTAGGCGGCTATGCCGACTGGAAAACAGGCGTAACCATTGCCGATGTAAACGCCGACGGCTACCCCGATATTTACATTTGCGCCGTTGGCAACTACAAAGGGCTGGAAGGCGCAAACGAACTCTACATCAACAACGGCGATTTGACTTTCACCGAAAAAGCCGCCGACTACGGGCTGGACTTTACGGGTTTTTCTACGCAAGCGGCCTTTTTTGACTACGACAAAGACGGCGACTTGGACTGCTACCTGCTCAACCATGCCGTGCACACTTCGCGCTCCTACGACCGCGTAACGGCACGTAACCTGCGCAACAACGAATCGGGCGACTACCTGTTCCGCAACGAAACCATTCCTTCCAAAGATTTGAAAGGACAAAAACCTGCTAAAATTTTCACCAACGTTTCCGAACAGGCAGGCATTTTCGGCGCGGCAATGGGCTACGGGCTGGGCATAGTAGTAGCAGACCTGAACAACGACGGATGGGAAGACCTCTACATCGGCAACGACTTCCACGAAGACGACTACTACTACATCAACAACCGCAACGGCACATTCACCGAAAGCCTCAAAGGTGCATTCGGGCATATCAGCCGCTTTACGATGGGCTGCGATGCGGCAGACCTCAACAATGACGGCTACATAGACCTTATGTCGCTGGATATGTACCCCGAAGACGAAACGGTGGAAAAATCATCTGTAGGTGAAGACCCTTTTGACATTTATCAATTCAAATTGGCTTATGGGTTCGCCTATCAGTTCAGTCGCAACTGTTTGCAGTTGAATTTGGGCGGCAAAAAGTTTGCGGAAATTGCTTCGCAGGCCGGAGTTGCAGCCACCGATTGGAGTTGGAGCGCCCTGCTCGCCGATTACGACAACGACGGGCACAAGGATATTTTCGTAACCAACGGCATTCCGCACCGCCCGAACAATCTGGACTACATCAAGTTTTTGGCAAACGACTCGCTGCGCCGCGCCATCGGCAACCCGCAGGAAATTGACCGCCAATCCGTGGCACTGATGCCCGAAGGCAAAGTCCATAACTATATTTTCAAAGGCGAAAAAGACTATCGTTTCAGCAACCGCTCGGCTGAATGGGGGTTTGATGAGCCCGATTTCAGCAATGGCGCGGTCTATGTAGATTTAGATAACGACGGCGATTTGGACTTGGTAACCAATCGCATCAACCAAACCGCAGGAGTTTATCGGAACAATGCCGAAAAAATCAGCCCGAACAGTTGGGCAAACTTCACCTTCAAGGGCGATTCGCTGAACCGTTTCGGCATTGGGGCAAAAGTTTTTGTAAAAGCCAACGGCGAAACACAAATGCAGCAACTCATGCTTACGCGCGGCTTCCTTTCGGCAGTTGCGCCCGTGTTGCACTTTGGCTTGGGACAAGCGCAAACCATTGATTCACTCGTAGTGATTTGGCCGGATTTTCGCACCGAAATAAAAACCAAAGTGCCTGTCAATCAACTCATTACCTTAGACATCGCCAATGCGCGGATGCAGATGCCGCCTACCCCCTTGCCTTTATTTGCACCGCAGGAAAAACCGCTGTTTAAGGCGCTGGCTGCTCCTTTTGAGTGGCAACACCGCGAAAACACCTTCTTTGACTTCAACCGCGAAGCCCTGATTCCTTTCAAGGTATCTACCGAAGGGCCTAAAATGGCCGTGGGCGATGTGAACGGCGACGGCTTAGACGACCTTTACCTGTGCGGTGCGAAGTATCAGAGCGGCGCACTTTATACACAAACCGTCAACGGATTCAAATTGTTGCAAGTAGCTGATATTGAAACAGATTCGGTTTATGAAGATGTGGACGCACTGTTTTTTGATGCAGATAAAGACGGCGATTTGGACTTGTACGTAGTCAGTGGCGGCAATGAGTTTTTTGGCCAAATGGAGGAACAGTACGACCGCCTCTACCGCAACGACGGCAAGGGCAATTTCACCCGCGACCGTCAGGCGCTGCCCCCAATGCCCGACAATAAAAGTTGCGTGCGTGCCGCTGACTTTGACGGCGATGGCGATATGGATTTATTCGTCGGTGGGCGCGTGGTGGCTTATGCCTACGGGCGCACACCTCGCTCCTACCTTTTGCAAAATGACGGCAAGGGCAATTTCAAAGATATCACAAGTACGGTAAGCGGTCTTGCAGACGTGGGCATGGTTACCGATGCACGCTGGGCAGACCTAAACGGCGACAAACAGCCCGATTTGGTAGTCGTCGGCGACTGGATGTCCCCTGTTGTGTTCCTGAACCAAAAGGGCAAACTGACAGCAGCAAAAGACAACGGCTTGCAAAACCTCAATGGCCTGTGGCAGGCAGTAACTGCGGCAGACTTAGACGGCGACGGCGATACAGACCTTCTGGCAGGCAATATCGGGCTGAACACCAAGTTTATCAAAGACAGCAATCCTTTGCTGCAAATTTTCGTTAAAGATTTTGACAAAAACGGCAGAGATGAGCAAATTCTGGCCTATAACCGCGGCAAAAAAATATATCCCGTAGCCTTTAAGGATGAAGTCGGCAAACAAATTCCTTCCGTTATCAACAAGAAGTTTACCGCCTACAACCAATATGCCGGCAAAACGCTGGGCGAAATAATGGAAGACAAACTGATGCAGGATGCCACCCGCAAATCGGTGAATACCTTCGCTTCCATGTGGTTGCGCAACGATGGCAAAGGCAATTTTACGCCGCTGCCACTGCCTGCCGAAGCACAAATGAGTAAAATTTTCACTTTCCATGTAGCAGATGTTAATCGGGACAACCGCCCCGATGTACTCATCGGCGGCAACCTGTACGGTGTAAGCACCTATCAGGGGCGTTACGATGCTTTCTGCGGTCTGGTATTGCTCAACCAAGGCAACGGGCAGTGGAAAAGCCTGCTGCCGCATCAGTCGGGCTGGCTCACCGAAGGCGAAGTGCGTGATATTCAACCCATTACTATTGGCAGCAAGCGGCGGTGGTTGGTTGCTCGCAACAATGGCAGTTTGTTGATGCTGGAACAGTAGCTTGCACAAAATTTGTTCTCATTAAACTACACCCATTTGAATATGCCCACAATTACCTTGAAATATCATAATCCGCAAGACTTACAATTGCTTCTTATGCTTGCTGAAAGGTTAGGCATAAAATCTGTTGAACCAACCTCATCAGCAACATCCGACGGTGCAAAAATGAGTGCTGTATTGGAGCAATTGGCCTCCATCAATGCCTTTGCCTCTATTCAAGACCCCGTTGAATGGCAAAGAGAAATAAGAAAGGATAGAAATATCAGCGAATAATGGCATTCCTCATGGATAGTAACCTGATTATTTATGCTTGTCAAGCCAATAATCAGGAACTGCGAAATTGGGTTATCCATAACAACCCCATTGTTTCAATTATCAGTAAAATTGAAACAATGGGCTATCATAGGATAAAAGCGGCTGAAAAGTTATTGTTGGAAGCGCTTTTTGAAGCTGCGGTAGTTCTGCCACTAACTGATGCAATTGCAGAAACAGCAATTGCACTAAGGCAACAGAAGAGCATGACTCTTGGCGATGCATTAATTGCGGCGACTGCCATAGAACACCGACTAAGCCTCGCAACAGCTAATACAAAAGACTTTGAACATATTGAGAACCTGCTTGTAGTAAATCCATTGACTGCCCATTAACTTTCTACAGAAAAGTCCTTGCCCTATCGTACTTTTGTCTGTCAATAGGCTCTTTATTCTATCCTATGAAAGTACTGCTTAGCTGCCCTCCCATGATTGGGCAAATCCACGAGTTCAGGCATCTGTTTGAAGCACAGGGCATTGAATTAGTTATTCCTGACTTTGTGCAAACCCTGACCGAGCAACAACTCATTGAGTTACTGCCCGAATTTGACGGCTGGATTATCGGTGATGACCCTGCCAATGAAAAAGTGCTGACCGCAGGAAAAGCCGGTAAGTTGAAAGCCTGTGTCAAATGGGGCATCGGCGTGGACAATGTGGACTTTAAAGCCTGTGAAAAGTTGGGGATTCCTGTTTCCAATACGCCCTATATGTTCGGCAATGAAGTAGCTGATTTAGCGGTTTCTTATGTATTGGCATTGGCGCGGCACACTTTCCCTATTCACAAAGGTGTAATGGAAGGCCGTTGGCCTAAACCGCCCGGTATGAGCCTGCAAGGTAAAACCGCTGCCATTCTGGGCTATGGCGATATTGGGATGCACGTTGCCAAAAGGCTCGCCGCTTTTGATATGCACCTGATAGCCTACGACCCCTACACCCGTTTCCGCGACAAGGTAAAAGGCGTTGAATTTCAGACATTCCCGAACGGGCTTTCCTATGCCGATTTTCTGATTGTTACTTGCTCACTAACTCCCGAAACCCGTCATCTGGTTAATGCCGGCACAATAGGCATGGGCAAAGACGGTATGCGCATCGTCAATGTATCGCGCGGGCCTGTGATAGACGAGAAGGCACTGATTGAAGCACTCAAAACAGGCAAAGTAGCAGCAGCAGCGCTGGATGTATTTGAAAATGAGCCGCTTCCGATGGACTCTCCGCTGCGCCATTTTGAGCAATGCATTTTTGGCACACACAACGGCTCTAATACAGTAGAAGCCGTACATCGGGCAAGTATGCGCGCCATAGAATTGCTGTTTGGCTTTTTAGGAATCAAGTAATTGCGCTGCAACCAACTGTCTATGCTTAAAAATCTGATTTACAGGCTTCTGGGAAGACGTAATACCAAAAAACTCTTCTATCGGCTGCGCCCTAACCGAAAACCTCATTTTTCGGAAGCGGAGATTATTGCAGATTTTTTCTTTGATTTTCTCAAACCGGCACATCCGTGTACCATGATAGACGTTGGCGTACATTTCGGAGAATCCTGTGCGGAATATGCAGCAGCGGGCTGGCGAGTTATTGGCTTTGAGCCCGACCCGAACAATCGCGCCAAAATTCCGCCCATCAAGGGGCTGCAACTGCTTCCCCTTGCCGTCAGCGACCAAGACAACCAAGTGGTGAACTTCTACACCAGTCGCGTTTCGTCGGGTATCTCATCCTTATCGGCTTTTCATTCTTCGCATTTACCCGCAACACAGGTAAAAACCATTACGCTGCGCACCATTTTGCAACAGGAAAAAGTTGCGCAGGTAGATTTTCTGAAAATTGACATTGAAGGGCATGATTTGTTTGCCCTCAAAGGCTTTCCGTTTGAAACCTGCCAACCTACGGTTATTCTCTGCGAATTTGAAGACTACAAAACCGTACCCAACGGCTACACGTACACTACACTGGGCGATTTTTTGTGCGACAAAGGCTATATGGTATATCTTTCCGAATGGAAACCCATCGTACAGTACGGCACTCAACATGAATGGGACAGCATCAAGCCCTACCCTTCCCGCTTACAAAATGCACAAGGCTGGGGCAATTTTATAGCCGTACTACCCGATTATCAGGCACTTTTTGAGCAGGCACTGCAACGCTATCTGCATTTTATCCGACAATACTCATCTACTCATCACTAAACCATTTTTGCATTATGGACAGTAAAAGCAAAGAGTTTCTCTACCGCTACCTGAACAACGCCTCCCCCACAGGTTTTGAAACACCCGGCCAGCAAATTTGGCTGGACTACCTCAAACCATACACACACAGCTACTTCACCGATACCTATGGCACAGCCGTAGCAGTCATCAATCCCGACAAGCCCTACAAAGTCGTGATTGAGGCACATGCCGATGAAATTGCTTGGTTTGTCAATTATATTTCACCGGATGGATACATCTACGTAGTCCGCAATGGTGGCTCCGACTATGCCATTGCCCCATCCATGCGGGTAAATATCCATACAGAAAAGGGCATTGTCAAAGGCGTGTTCGGATGGCCGGCCATTCACGTGCGCGATGACAAAGACGACCCCAAACCTTCCCAAAAAAATATCATCATAGACTGCGGCTGCGACACCAAAGAACAAGTAGAGGCATTGGGAATCCACGTAGGATGTGTAGTTACCTATGAAGACGGTTTTACGGAACTCAATGACAAGTACTTCGTAGGCCGTGCAATAGACAACCGAATGGGCGGCTTTATGATTGCAGAAGTAGCCCGCCGCCTGCATGAAAACGGCGTACAACTTCCTTACACACTCTACGTAGTTAATTCGGTTCAGGAAGAAATCGGGTTGCGTGGGGC
The Rhodoflexus caldus genome window above contains:
- a CDS encoding DUF2141 domain-containing protein, with translation MNLKSQLFGTVIILLMWSGGQAAAQTGKIVVEISHLRSANGKVLAALYKSEKGFMKDEKSAIATAQVSLSGKQAQIVFEVPYGEYAFSLLHDENGNGKMDTNMLGIPKEGYAASNNAKNSLGAPKYADAKFVLDKPEIRQQIQMIYW
- a CDS encoding LytR/AlgR family response regulator transcription factor, yielding MLKCVVIDDDEQSRKILEHFIGLTSFLDCTAVFSSGTEALSYLLQSPVDVLYVDIDMPGLSGIELVKALPQPPVTIFTTSHTNFALAAFELDAADYLVKPIDFARFTRSAAKISERIRNKTVNESGDSDDFFVKVNNKMVRLSAADIWFIEGLSDYVLIHTEQRQYVVDTTLKSIEDKLPDDRFVRVHRSYIVNISRIESIEDNEIIIKGKEIPISRTYQQDFFRKIRKL
- a CDS encoding VCBS repeat-containing protein, with amino-acid sequence MKATLYGIFFGALLLVSCRNEQTQKAENPLFTALEPTQTGISFANTLTDTEKINILDYLYYYNGGGVAAADFNLDGNIDLFFTGNQVKNRLYINKGNFEFEDITEKAGVGGYADWKTGVTIADVNADGYPDIYICAVGNYKGLEGANELYINNGDLTFTEKAADYGLDFTGFSTQAAFFDYDKDGDLDCYLLNHAVHTSRSYDRVTARNLRNNESGDYLFRNETIPSKDLKGQKPAKIFTNVSEQAGIFGAAMGYGLGIVVADLNNDGWEDLYIGNDFHEDDYYYINNRNGTFTESLKGAFGHISRFTMGCDAADLNNDGYIDLMSLDMYPEDETVEKSSVGEDPFDIYQFKLAYGFAYQFSRNCLQLNLGGKKFAEIASQAGVAATDWSWSALLADYDNDGHKDIFVTNGIPHRPNNLDYIKFLANDSLRRAIGNPQEIDRQSVALMPEGKVHNYIFKGEKDYRFSNRSAEWGFDEPDFSNGAVYVDLDNDGDLDLVTNRINQTAGVYRNNAEKISPNSWANFTFKGDSLNRFGIGAKVFVKANGETQMQQLMLTRGFLSAVAPVLHFGLGQAQTIDSLVVIWPDFRTEIKTKVPVNQLITLDIANARMQMPPTPLPLFAPQEKPLFKALAAPFEWQHRENTFFDFNREALIPFKVSTEGPKMAVGDVNGDGLDDLYLCGAKYQSGALYTQTVNGFKLLQVADIETDSVYEDVDALFFDADKDGDLDLYVVSGGNEFFGQMEEQYDRLYRNDGKGNFTRDRQALPPMPDNKSCVRAADFDGDGDMDLFVGGRVVAYAYGRTPRSYLLQNDGKGNFKDITSTVSGLADVGMVTDARWADLNGDKQPDLVVVGDWMSPVVFLNQKGKLTAAKDNGLQNLNGLWQAVTAADLDGDGDTDLLAGNIGLNTKFIKDSNPLLQIFVKDFDKNGRDEQILAYNRGKKIYPVAFKDEVGKQIPSVINKKFTAYNQYAGKTLGEIMEDKLMQDATRKSVNTFASMWLRNDGKGNFTPLPLPAEAQMSKIFTFHVADVNRDNRPDVLIGGNLYGVSTYQGRYDAFCGLVLLNQGNGQWKSLLPHQSGWLTEGEVRDIQPITIGSKRRWLVARNNGSLLMLEQ
- a CDS encoding type II toxin-antitoxin system VapC family toxin, whose translation is MAFLMDSNLIIYACQANNQELRNWVIHNNPIVSIISKIETMGYHRIKAAEKLLLEALFEAAVVLPLTDAIAETAIALRQQKSMTLGDALIAATAIEHRLSLATANTKDFEHIENLLVVNPLTAH
- a CDS encoding phosphoglycerate dehydrogenase encodes the protein MKVLLSCPPMIGQIHEFRHLFEAQGIELVIPDFVQTLTEQQLIELLPEFDGWIIGDDPANEKVLTAGKAGKLKACVKWGIGVDNVDFKACEKLGIPVSNTPYMFGNEVADLAVSYVLALARHTFPIHKGVMEGRWPKPPGMSLQGKTAAILGYGDIGMHVAKRLAAFDMHLIAYDPYTRFRDKVKGVEFQTFPNGLSYADFLIVTCSLTPETRHLVNAGTIGMGKDGMRIVNVSRGPVIDEKALIEALKTGKVAAAALDVFENEPLPMDSPLRHFEQCIFGTHNGSNTVEAVHRASMRAIELLFGFLGIK
- a CDS encoding FkbM family methyltransferase — translated: MLKNLIYRLLGRRNTKKLFYRLRPNRKPHFSEAEIIADFFFDFLKPAHPCTMIDVGVHFGESCAEYAAAGWRVIGFEPDPNNRAKIPPIKGLQLLPLAVSDQDNQVVNFYTSRVSSGISSLSAFHSSHLPATQVKTITLRTILQQEKVAQVDFLKIDIEGHDLFALKGFPFETCQPTVILCEFEDYKTVPNGYTYTTLGDFLCDKGYMVYLSEWKPIVQYGTQHEWDSIKPYPSRLQNAQGWGNFIAVLPDYQALFEQALQRYLHFIRQYSSTHH
- a CDS encoding M42 family metallopeptidase, which produces MDSKSKEFLYRYLNNASPTGFETPGQQIWLDYLKPYTHSYFTDTYGTAVAVINPDKPYKVVIEAHADEIAWFVNYISPDGYIYVVRNGGSDYAIAPSMRVNIHTEKGIVKGVFGWPAIHVRDDKDDPKPSQKNIIIDCGCDTKEQVEALGIHVGCVVTYEDGFTELNDKYFVGRAIDNRMGGFMIAEVARRLHENGVQLPYTLYVVNSVQEEIGLRGAEMIARRLQADVAVCTDVCHDTKSPLYDKIKSGEQVCGKGPVLTYGPAVQNNLLKNIIEVAQKENIPFQRAAASRSTGTDTDAFAYSSVGTASALISLPLKYMHTTVEMAHQEDVENCIRLMYSFLVQLPAGTDFRYIK